From one Lycium barbarum isolate Lr01 chromosome 6, ASM1917538v2, whole genome shotgun sequence genomic stretch:
- the LOC132644851 gene encoding E3 ubiquitin-protein ligase RSL1-like isoform X1 translates to MEVASSSCAAKIIEIADDNDDVLVIFETSKASKNKGKKLTDIISVEENLYSKPSSSGTKKVMIDLSEEYPDDDIQFLGTQFVQNSNSILIDDDDHDNFTCDICVDEKSLSELFKIMGCSHSYCNECMAKYVGSKIHENISRISCPVLGCNGQLEPYNCRSILPKQVFDRWGDVLCEAMILGSEKFYCPFKDCSALLINENSTSTSSSGDFVVTQSECPECRRLFCAKCKVAWHSGILCEEFQKLNKDEREREDLQLMQLAKGQEWQRCPRCRIYVARSHGCAQMRCRCGCDFCYRCGAESSNHYCKRCGKLDRL, encoded by the coding sequence atgGAAGTGGCAAGTTCTTCTTGTGCTGCGAAAATAATAGAGATCGCCGACGATAACGACGACGTTTTAGTAATATTTGAAACCTCAAAAGCTTCGAAGAACAAAGGCAAAAAGCTTACTGATATTATTTCAGTAGAAGAAAACTTGTATTCAAAACCCAGCTCTAGTGGAACAAAAAAGGTGATGATTGATCTTTCTGAAGAATACCCAGATGATGATATTCAGTTTTTGGGTACCCAATTTGTACAAAATTCAAATTCAATTCTCATAGATGATGATGATCATGATAATTTCACTTGTGATATTTGTGTTGATGAAAAATCTCTGAGTGAACTTTTCAAAATTATGGGCTGTTCTCATTCTTATTGCAATGAATGTATGGCTAAGTATGTTGGTTCGAAAATCCATGAAAATATTTCCCGTATTTCTTGTCCTGTTTTAGGGTGTAATGGACAATTAGAGCCATATAATTGTCGTTCAATTTTGCCTAAACAAGTGTTTGATAGATGGGGAGATGTGTTATGTGAGGCAATGATTTTGGGTTCTGAGAAATTTTATTGTCCGTTTAAAGACTGTTCTGCCCTTTTGATTAATGAAAATAGTACTAGTACTAGTAGTAGTGGGGATTTTGTTGTCACTCAAAGTGAATGTCCAGAATGTAGAAGGTTGTTTTGTGCCAAGTGTAAAGTTGCTTGGCATTCTGGGATTTTATGTGAAGAGTTTCAGAAATTGAATAAGGATGAAAGGGAAAGAGAGGATTTGCAGCTTATGCAACTTGCTAAGGGTCAAGAATGGCAAAGATGCCCGAGGTGTCGGATATACGTCGCGAGGTCCCATGGTTGTGCCCAAATGCGATGCAG
- the LOC132644851 gene encoding E3 ubiquitin-protein ligase RSL1-like isoform X2 encodes MEVASSSCAAKIIEIADDNDDVLVIFETSKASKNKGKKLTDIISVEENLYSKPSSSGTKKVMIDLSEEYPDDDIQFLGTQFVQNSNSILIDDDDHDNFTCDICVDEKSLSELFKIMGCSHSYCNECMAKYVGSKIHENISRISCPVLGCNGQLEPYNCRSILPKQVFDRWGDVLCEAMILGSEKFYCPFKDCSALLINENSTSTSSSGDFVVTQSECPECRRLFCAKCKVAWHSGILCEEFQKLNKDEREREDLQLMQLAKGQEWQRCPRCRIYVARSHGCAQMRCRCGCDFCYRCGAESSNHYCKRCGT; translated from the coding sequence atgGAAGTGGCAAGTTCTTCTTGTGCTGCGAAAATAATAGAGATCGCCGACGATAACGACGACGTTTTAGTAATATTTGAAACCTCAAAAGCTTCGAAGAACAAAGGCAAAAAGCTTACTGATATTATTTCAGTAGAAGAAAACTTGTATTCAAAACCCAGCTCTAGTGGAACAAAAAAGGTGATGATTGATCTTTCTGAAGAATACCCAGATGATGATATTCAGTTTTTGGGTACCCAATTTGTACAAAATTCAAATTCAATTCTCATAGATGATGATGATCATGATAATTTCACTTGTGATATTTGTGTTGATGAAAAATCTCTGAGTGAACTTTTCAAAATTATGGGCTGTTCTCATTCTTATTGCAATGAATGTATGGCTAAGTATGTTGGTTCGAAAATCCATGAAAATATTTCCCGTATTTCTTGTCCTGTTTTAGGGTGTAATGGACAATTAGAGCCATATAATTGTCGTTCAATTTTGCCTAAACAAGTGTTTGATAGATGGGGAGATGTGTTATGTGAGGCAATGATTTTGGGTTCTGAGAAATTTTATTGTCCGTTTAAAGACTGTTCTGCCCTTTTGATTAATGAAAATAGTACTAGTACTAGTAGTAGTGGGGATTTTGTTGTCACTCAAAGTGAATGTCCAGAATGTAGAAGGTTGTTTTGTGCCAAGTGTAAAGTTGCTTGGCATTCTGGGATTTTATGTGAAGAGTTTCAGAAATTGAATAAGGATGAAAGGGAAAGAGAGGATTTGCAGCTTATGCAACTTGCTAAGGGTCAAGAATGGCAAAGATGCCCGAGGTGTCGGATATACGTCGCGAGGTCCCATGGTTGTGCCCAAATGCGATGCAG